CCGACGACGAGATCGAAAACTGCGAGCCGTTTCTCAACGCCGAGATCCGGATGATCAACCCCGAGATCATCGTCCCGATCGGCGAACGCGCCCTCCACGAGATTGGGGAGGAGTACACCACGGCGCCCGTCGACGACCTCGACGTGGTCGCACAGCACGGAACCGCGATCCGCGGGCGCGGCTTCGAACTCGTTCCCATGATCGATCCCCACGAACAAAGCGACGAGCAGATCCAGTCGTGGCTCGAGTCGTTCGCGGCGCTGATGGCGTCGGACTACCGACAGACGAAAGGCCGCCAGGAGCGGTGACCGGCGTCGTTACCAGTAGGAGCTTCGAACGCCGCCGCTCGCGTTCGAGCCGAGGCCGCTGAGAACGAGCACGAAGCCAGCCGCGACGGCGAGGGTCGCGACCGTCGGGACCAGCAGGGCGGGGTCGGCGGGATCGAGTCCGTAGTTCGTGACGAACGCCACGAGCCCGACGACGGCGGTCGCGGCGATGACGAGCGTTCCGAGCAGTCCGAGGAGTCGTCGTTCGTCCATATCGCTCACCTGGTCTGTGTGGCACATAAACGTACTCGTCGCCAAGCGCCGCGTTCAAGACACTCACGCGCCCACTGTGAGGTATGATCGTCGTCGTTCCGGTACCCCCGCCCCGCGAGGGACTCGTCCTGTCGTCGCTCACAGAGGAGACGCCCCTGTCGACGGCCGAGGTGACACGACTCGCCGAGGCCGCGACGATGGACGTGCTCCACGCCGCCCGCTCGAGCGGCGGTGACCTCCTCGTCAACTACCGCGACGAGGAGACGCTGCCCGACGCGTTCGACGACGGCGACCCCGAAGCCGAGGTGCGCGACCTGGTACAGGACACGCTCGGCGAGGACGCCGAATTCCGCCTCGAGCGTCAGGTCGGCTCGACGCGAGCCGCACGGGTCGGCAACACCGTCACCCACCTCCTGAATCGCGAGGACGCGGCGAGCGTGGGCGTCCTCGAGCCGACGGCCCCGCTGGTGGCTCGCACCGAGATCGACGGCGCGGCGATGTCCGTTCGCCGAACCGAGGTGGTGCTCGGCCCGGCCGGCGACGGCTCGGTGTACTTCGCCGCCTTCGCCGACCCGATCGACTTTACGGACGCCTACGAGCCGCCAGCGCTCGAGACGCTCGCCCGCCGCGGCGAGTCGGCCGGGCTGGACGTCGGCTTCGCCCCGGCGATCCCGACGATCACGACCGAAACCGGCCTCTGTGCGACGATCGCCGGCCTCGAGGCCCGCCGGGCGGCCGGCCGGCCGATCCCCGAAGCGACCGCACTGGTCGTCGACGACCTCGGCCTGACCGTCGAAGACGGCCCGACGCTCGGTCGCGAATAGACCGACAATGCTTTTTGAGTCGGTGGAAAACTCACACTCGAGGTGAGGTGGCAGAGCGGCCTAACGCGCCTGCCTTGAGAGCAGGTGGCTGGAAAGCCTCATGGGTTCAAATCCCATCCTCACCGTTTTCCGCGAGCACACACGACGAGCGAAGCGAGGAGTCGCTCGAGCGGAAAACGGGAACGGTGGGATTTGAATCAGGGAAGTCGCAACGGCCGAACGGAGTGAGGCCGACCGTCTTCCCGTGGTTCAAATCCCATCCTCACCGCTTTTGTGACGAACGGACGTGAGGAGCAAAGCGGGAACACGGGATTTGAATCAGACCGAGGTTCTGCGCTTCGCGCAGGTTCTCGGGCGTGGTTCAAATCCCATCCTCACCGTTGCTGTCTTCAAAAGAGCGCGAGCGCTCTTTTGGACCTCGCGGAGCTTCGCTCCGCTCAGTCGCGAACAATTCGTGAGCGACAGCGAGGTCGGTGGGATTTGAATCAGGGAAGTCGCAGCGGCCGAACGGCGTGAGGCCGACCGTCTTCCCGTGGTTCAAATCCCATCCGCACCGTACTCAGTCCCCGGCGAGCGGAGACGACACGTCGTGATCGCCGCATCCTGTACGTTTTTCCGCGTCAGCCGGCAACCACTAGTCGATGACACAGTCACTCGAGAACGCCGACCTCGATTTCGAGCCACTCGGTCGCACCGGCATACACACGAGCGAGCTCCAGTTCGGGACCTGGCGCTTTGGCCGCACCACCGAGGCGGGGAACCTCGAGATCACCGAGGAGCGCGCGCACGAACTGCTCGACGCTTACGCCGACGCTGGCGGTCGGTACATCGACACGGCCGACGTCTACGGCGGCGGCGACAGTGAACGGTGGATCGGCGACTGGCTCGACGAGCGCGAGCGGGAGCGATATACGATCGCCTCGAAGATCTACTGGCGGATCCGCGATGGCGATCCGAACAGCGTGGGGACGAACCGGAAGAACCTCCGCCACCGCCTCGAGGCGCTCCTCGAGCGCCTCGACACCGACTACGTCGACGTCCTCTACATCCACCGCTGGGACGACGAGACGCCGACCCGGGAGCTACTGAAGACGCTGAACGGATTCGTCGAGTCCGGCATGGTCCACTACCTCGGCGCGTCGACGATGCGGCCGAACGCCTGGAAGGTGGCGGAGGCGAACGCCATCGCCGAGGCCAACGGCTGGGAGCCGTTCACCGTCCTCCAGCCGCGGTACAACCTCGTCGACCGCGAGATCGAGGGCGACTACCTCGAGTTCGCGCGCGAGCGCGGGCTCGCGATCTGTCCGTGGAGTCCCCTCGGGCAGGGGTTTCTGACCGGGAAGTACTCCCGCGAGGCGGACCTGCCGACGGACTCGCGGGTGGCCGAGTCGAGCCGGTTCCGGGAGTCGTACCTCACCGAGGAGAACTTCGACGTACACGACGAACTCGACGCGGTCGCCGCGGAAGTCGACGCCTCCCCCGCGCAGGTGGCGCTCGCGTGGCTGCTCCACCGCGACGGCGTCAGCGCGCCGATCATCGGGGCGCGGACGGTCGAACAACTCGAGGAGAACCTCGCGGCCGCGTCGATCGAACTCTCCGCGGAACAGGTCGAGCGGTTGACGGCGGCGAAGGCGGGCCCCTACCAGGGGTTGTAACCACGGAGGGGACGGCCGGGCGTGCTCGCGTTCGCGACATCGTCCTCGAGTGCGCGACTGCCTCGCGTTCGGGACCTCGGATTCGAGAAAAACGGGGCCGACTCGTTCCTATCGGTACGACAGCTCGAGGTCGAGCGCGCGCTCGAGCAGGGCTCCGTCGTAGCGCTCTTCGGCCTGTTCGGGCCGTCGACCGTGGATCGTGCGCACCTGCTGGATCGAGTTGCGGAACACCTTGAACGTCGCCTCGTCGACCATCTGGCCGTCTAAGGTGACCGCGCCGGTACCCTCGCGTTTGGCTGCGTTGAAGCGTTCGATCTTGCTCACGTCGCGCTCGAGTTCCGTGGGCGTCGGCATGTGGATCGTGTTCGCCTGGATCGTCTGTTTCGGATAGAGCGACCAGGAGCCGTCCAGTCCGAGGTGGGCCTCGTGTTCGACCTGGTCGGCGTAGCCGTCGGCGTTGTAGTAGGTCAGTCCGGCGCGCTCTTTGAACAGATCGTCGAAGGGGCCGCCGATGGCGAGCAGGCCGGCGGCGCTAGCTTCGTTCGAGAGGCGTTCCAGGAGCCCATCCCAGCGTGGGCGACCGTCGCCGAGGTCGCGCGCGCCGAGTTCGGCGGCGTAGTCGACGGGACCGAAGACGAGCGCGGTGAGCCGGGAGTCGGCGCCGAACTTCGCAATCTCGCGGAGATCGGAGCGTGCGCGACCGGTCTCGACGATGATCGACATGCCGATCGAGCCGTCGGGGTGGCCGTGTTCGGCCTCGGCTTCTGCGATCGCTTCGGCGGCGCGTTCGACGTCCTCGAGGCGGCCGACCTTGGGGACGACGACGCCGTCGATCTCGTCACCGATCTCGGCGACGAGTCGGTCGATCTGGTCGCGCCCGCGGGCGCGAAACGCCTCGTCCTCGTAGCTCCACTCGACGCGGGGCCAGATCTCGCCGGGGAACTCGTGTTCGGGGACGAGTTCGATCGTGTTCTCGAGGCCCGTCTCTTTCATGTCGGGGGCCGTCCCGTCTTCCATGTCGGGGACGAGCCAGTCGGGCGCCTGGAAGCCCTCGGCGGTGAGGCCCGAGCGGAGGTATTTCGCCGTGTCGTCTTTCGGGACGGCGGCCGGTGCGGTCTGGAAGGTTCGGCAGAGTGTAACGTCGGTCATGTATTTCGTAGGTTCGATAGGTAATGTGTAATCGTTGCGTTTATCGGTCGGTTCAGTTCCCTCGCTTACAGATCTTCGCCGTCCGGATTCCGGAGTAGACGGGCTCGTCGTTCTGGTTGAACGCGATGTGCTCGAAGCGGACGGTGCCGGCGACGTCGCCGTCGTTCTCGGACGACGTCCGAGAGCCAGTCGAGGTTTCCTCGACGCTGTCTTCCGCGTCGAGTACTCGAGTAAAGGCGTAGACGGTGTCGCCGGGCGTGACGAAGGTGTGGAACGTCTCGTCGTCGAAGCCGACCTCGCGGTAGGTCTGTTCGTCGGAACGCGCGTGACCCAGTGCGGTCGAGCGGGTCACGTCGCCGTACGTGACGATGTCGCCCGAGGGCGAGTCGGCCATCACGTCGAGGTTGTGATGTTGTTTCGCCGTGTTGAGCGTCGACAGCGGCAGGTAGGCGACGGTGACGTCGTCCTGGCTGCGCCCGCGCTCGTGGCGGTAAGCGACGGCGGCGTCTCGACCCGCTGCTTCCTCTAACGCCTCGACGAAGTCTTCGAAGTAGCCGCCGTCGGGATTGATGAACTCCGCGGGGAGCCCCTCGTCTTCCT
This portion of the Natronobeatus ordinarius genome encodes:
- a CDS encoding aldo/keto reductase, with the protein product MTQSLENADLDFEPLGRTGIHTSELQFGTWRFGRTTEAGNLEITEERAHELLDAYADAGGRYIDTADVYGGGDSERWIGDWLDERERERYTIASKIYWRIRDGDPNSVGTNRKNLRHRLEALLERLDTDYVDVLYIHRWDDETPTRELLKTLNGFVESGMVHYLGASTMRPNAWKVAEANAIAEANGWEPFTVLQPRYNLVDREIEGDYLEFARERGLAICPWSPLGQGFLTGKYSREADLPTDSRVAESSRFRESYLTEENFDVHDELDAVAAEVDASPAQVALAWLLHRDGVSAPIIGARTVEQLEENLAAASIELSAEQVERLTAAKAGPYQGL
- the citE gene encoding L-malyl-CoA/beta-methylmalyl-CoA lyase yields the protein MTDVTLCRTFQTAPAAVPKDDTAKYLRSGLTAEGFQAPDWLVPDMEDGTAPDMKETGLENTIELVPEHEFPGEIWPRVEWSYEDEAFRARGRDQIDRLVAEIGDEIDGVVVPKVGRLEDVERAAEAIAEAEAEHGHPDGSIGMSIIVETGRARSDLREIAKFGADSRLTALVFGPVDYAAELGARDLGDGRPRWDGLLERLSNEASAAGLLAIGGPFDDLFKERAGLTYYNADGYADQVEHEAHLGLDGSWSLYPKQTIQANTIHMPTPTELERDVSKIERFNAAKREGTGAVTLDGQMVDEATFKVFRNSIQQVRTIHGRRPEQAEERYDGALLERALDLELSYR